The following are encoded in a window of Cycloclasticus pugetii PS-1 genomic DNA:
- a CDS encoding LON peptidase substrate-binding domain-containing protein → MQISTNNVPIFPLSVALFPEGVLSLRIFETRYLDMVSRCLKQNMPFGVNMIEDGHEVGDAAKCYAIGTLAKIINWDQSADGVLQIEALGCQRFSIVDSQVSDQQLRTASIKILEEPVGATIPAECSELITMLKRILKKHQPNSPLDESRFKDANWVSCRLTEVFPMENIMRQRLLEIDNPTERLEVILGLLSAH, encoded by the coding sequence ATGCAAATTTCAACAAACAATGTCCCTATTTTTCCATTATCCGTAGCCCTTTTTCCAGAAGGGGTTTTGTCGCTAAGAATTTTTGAAACGCGATACCTCGATATGGTGAGCCGTTGTTTAAAACAAAATATGCCTTTTGGCGTTAATATGATTGAAGATGGTCATGAGGTGGGTGATGCAGCCAAGTGTTATGCAATAGGCACATTAGCTAAAATCATCAATTGGGATCAGTCAGCCGATGGCGTGCTGCAAATTGAGGCATTAGGTTGTCAGCGATTCAGCATAGTAGATAGCCAAGTGTCTGATCAACAGTTAAGAACAGCTAGTATTAAAATTTTAGAGGAACCTGTGGGCGCAACGATTCCTGCTGAATGCTCTGAGTTAATCACGATGTTAAAAAGAATACTTAAAAAGCATCAACCGAATAGCCCATTGGATGAATCGAGGTTTAAAGATGCAAACTGGGTGAGTTGCCGCCTAACAGAAGTATTTCCAATGGAAAATATTATGCGCCAACGATTGCTTGAAATAGACAACCCTACCGAGCGATTAGAGGTGATTTTGGGTTTGTTATCGGCTCATTGA